The sequence TAAGAgaaatattttctcaaaaatacgAAGAAGATTAAGAGAAAATATTTAGCCCTATAGCCAAGATGATTTCTGTCAGGTTGAAGATTGCTTTAGTAACTAATATTAAATAGAAGCTTTGTGAAGAATGCCTTCTTATATGATAAAATTGATAAGGATATTTATATAGAATAATTACTGGAATATTTAATACTTATATTTCAAACTAAATTATGCTTGTAAACTCAAGAAAACACTCTATGAGTTAAAGTAAGTTCACAgagaataaattatttaatacttATATTTCTGTGattattattcttcttttttagatatagcttatttattaaaaagtaaaaaagtcTACATGTTATTGTCTGGATGATATGATTATCATTGATAATAACAAAATAGAGGTTTTATAATGATATTTCtctagtttaaaatgaaagtCTTATGGGAGCTTAATATTTTTCCTAGTTTAAATGTAATGAATgtaacaaaaaagaagaagatatattTATCTCTCAGATAAGCtatgcaaaaaaaaattattgaaatgtttataattaataaaagtaAGTAGGTTTCTACTCcatttgatataattataaagCTAAATTATAATAATAGTAAGGTTTCCTCAATATTTTCATGTTTTTATTGGTAATCTTATTTACTTGACAATTATAAgatcaaatattatatttttaagtggtcttgcaagtcatttcatgtaAACTCcaaaaaaaaatcacatcttGAAGTAGCAAAGCAAGTTTTTAAATGTatgagataaatcttgaatttgAAGGACAAACATCATGAATTGTAAAATTATGCAAGGAGATGATTTGGATAATCATAGATTTatgattatttcttttaatatgattTTGCTTGTATCTCACGGTATAATAAACAATAATAATTAATCTTTCTTTCCGAAGTAGAATACAAGATTTCTTCACTTgctactaaaaaatatatatggttAAGACATTTAATCAATGACGTTTActatcaaattaataaatcaaCTATTTTGCAATTTCAGAAtcaaaatatattgacattagctATAAATCTAATTTTTCAAGCAATGAGTTATTAAAATTATCGAGATCAAAGCAAAGATAATATCCTTAATAAATCTCTCTCAAAAGGATTGCTTGAAGATCTTTAAAGAAAGCTAAGATTTATcttcaaaaatataatttaagGGGGAGTATTAAGATTTGAAGTATATCTTTAGGAAGATTttagtttattattttttatcttatctTTTAAGTAAATTGATTAGATATACTTCTAAAGATAAGGATCTTTTGGTTTAAGTTGTTATTCTATACCtctaaataaattaaatttatatgtGTAGATCTATCTAAGTCTAAGTATTTAAGTCTATATGACACAAGTCTAAGAGTCGTTTaagatcttaaaaatattttttttaattcaatatatatatatatatatatattatttatgtcTTAGGTTTTTTTCTATTTGATCTGATTTTAGGTTAGTAGTatcttattactattattttaAAAAGGACTACATTTAGATTTTAGAAAGGACTACGATTATCATATACATATGAACTTAAATTAAAGACATAATTTGACATCATATTAATTCTAATTACTTTTCTTGTTGATATATCTGAGTGACATTCCGCGAACAGGCAGCAGAAGCTAGCAGAGGTGCATCTGATACATACCGGAAGTGGGATCTCCCCATAAAAAGAGCTGTCCCTTTACCGCAACTATTTGTCTTGCGCTTCTTCTTCACAATCTATCAGATACGTCAATCTCTCAACCTCAGCGGCTACCTGTGATTCTGTGCAACTGTTACCATCGCTCAGATCCATCTGCATGGGGTCACAAAACCATAGCGAGTCATCGTCGGCATCTTCACGTGCGTAGCTGGCGTCTTCGCGGGCTTCGTCAACGCAGAGTTGCAGGAGGCCGTCCTCCTGGAAGCTCGACATGAACTCATCCATGTCGAAGTCGTCAAGGAAGCTTGCGGGATCGGCGTCTCGAGGCACCGACGACGAAAGGCTCTCGCCGTGAGTAAGCTCGGAACTGGGGCCCGTGGTCAGTGGATCATCTCGTGGCGATGGGAGGTAGACTTTGGTGCACCTTACGGCCTTGGTCTGAATCACATGGGCGGGAAGTTGCTCACCTGCTGCCTTCAACTCCTCCGACGACCCcactttcttctcctcctttcctTTCGATGACCCTTTGGTGCAAAGCGGAGGCGTCGTCTTCTTGCTTAGGTttgtgttccagtagttcttgatttcATTGTCTGTTCGCCCCGGCAATCTGCCTGCTATTAGGGACCATCTACAGACACACAGCAACATAAATCAAGTGAAGTGATCTGAGTTCTTGGAGATCATTCAAGTGTAAGAAACAACTACCTGTTCCCGAGAAGTGCATGGAGTTTGATGATGAGATCCTCTTCATCATGTGTGATGTTGCCTCTCTTGATGTCCGGCCTCAGGTAATTCAACCACCGCAGCCGGCAGCTCTTACCACACCTCTTCAACCCTAACTCCCGAAACATGCTTGCTTGATTAGAGGACGAACAGGAAGATCGATGAATGCTTCCGAGAGGAACTAAACCTTACCTGCTCTCTTGGGAAGGTCTCTCCATTTACCTTCGCCATGAGTTCTGATGTAGTCGACAAGGATATTGTCCTCACGAGCAGACCATGCTCCTCTGTTGAGTCCCTCCTTAGAACAACAAGGCCTTCTCCCCatctctctcctctctttctGATCACATCCACGTAAACATATATCTACCTCACGAAATCAACATCTAAGGCTATATAGACCAGGAAGAACACCTCCAAGCACTGCTCTACTGGGTCTTACATGGTGAGTATTACTTGGTGACACCGAGTCACATATAACCTCGCGCATGATGGTTTCATATTCATGCCATGCTATGCATGCATATGTAAAGCCGACGCATGTGAATGCATGTACAGTATTCCACACGGTTCGATTACTTCAGCTACGCGACCTAAAGGCCAACATGAAACAGTAGATATTGACATGATGATGATGCCGATGATGATGacggtaataataataataagaataaggATGAGTTCTTATATAAGACTACGTTCTTATATGTACAAGTGTTCGCTTTACGAGATCGGCCATTTCTGAGTGAGGCTCAAAATACTAATGCTGGTTGAAAGGAAGATAGGGGCACATCCCGTAAATAAAAGGCCATGTATGTAAATGTATGATGGATGCATGGAACGGCTGGCCAAAGGTGCCAAATAATAACATTAGGATGCTGGGTCCAAAAACAAGCCTTTCTGCAAGACATTGCTACAAAATATTGAGATCATTGTACGACATGGGACCTATAGAGAGCACATAAGGACAAGCACAACGATGTGGTCTTCAACCTCATGAGTCCCACAATAATTTCCGCAGAGAGGAAACGAGTGAATTCTATCTTGCATCAACGAGTGAGGACACACACCAAACCAACTAGCACAAGTCCTGCAAAGACCACATGGGTTTTTTGGCCTTTCTATCCTTTTATGTTCATGAGGAAAAAAGTTTAGATTGTGAGAACCAATTTTTAGCTTAGGAGATTGATCGAGAGTTGCATTAATTCTTGTGGTGATAGGTTTACTTGGGTGGGTCTTCTTCCATGTCATAAAAGCCTCTGTGCATGCCTTATAGCTACCGAGGAAGGCGAATTAAGCATCATACGAAGTCGCTTTCAGCATCTCGCATCAGCCCTTCAAAGGACTCGTGCGTTCTTAGCGAACATTCCAACTAGATTTGGGATCACATGGCGTGGTGTTGTTAGGTCAATTCCATTAACTTAGCAATCGCTAAGTACAAGCTTACAAGGATGATTGGGAATGAACATTTTGGGCATTTATCTACTgattattttaagaaaaaaaaacactagTTCTAAATTACAATAATATGTCGCATTGCGTTCCACCAAAAGGGTATGGATGTAGATGAAGATTTAACTATGAATTTGAGTGAGTTTAGATTTTAAGAGAGAATAAAAACTTTGTGGTAAATGAAGCAGTGTGTTTTTCGGTTTGGATCTTGGGGTCATCTTATGACCATGAAATTGGAATTCGTGGTTCTAACTATGGTCATATTATGGAGGAATTTCCCATTATCTACTTTTCTAAGGATTGAGAACTAAGTTTGATTTAAGTCTAGCACTCGTTGTACACTAGTAAGATTTAAACTCTTAACAAGACAACTATAGTTTTTGCTATGAACATGTAGAGGTCTTATTTGTATGGAACTACATGTGAGTTTATAGAGTTTGGAGTACTTTGATCGCCAAGCAATACGTTTTGGTGCACATGAATCCCAATAATTCATGATTCTAAGGTGAGgagtttctttcttttgtttcttttttttactaCAAAGATAAATGGTGAAAATAAAATTCAATCTTAAGAGCTTACTATCGACCATCAAGATTTTTACCAGTTAATCTAACcggtatttaaaaaaaaaaattaactctaTTATTAGGTAGGATTTTTTAAGATGTTTTATTTCCTATTGTTATTGATAGATTAATCATGTTGACACATGTCATGCCAATACAAGTTAGCTTCTATAAGAGGAGGCCAGAAGACAAGTAGAGCGAACCTAACGTTGATGCAAGATTTGGATCTAAACTCTATAAGATTTTGGTAATACTTTAGGGACCCATTTGGATTTCACACAACTCATCATCCGATGGCTAAGTGTTTGTCTTTAGTTTGCATAAGATATTAGATATCGTGTGAGCAAATTAGATGACCAAGTTGATGCTTTGTAAGGAAAGAAGCACAAATTACCTGCATATTGTTTAAGAGTCTATTAATAATATCAAGTTAATTTAGAAAGGTTATTTTGTCTACCAAAAGAATCCAGTCAAAATTAGTCTAAATAGTTGACATTTTAGACTATCTAATAGCACACTGAATTACTAAGCATAAGTTTCATACTATGGATTAATATTTTGGAATTTATAGAATGAACAATAAATCACATAGTAACTATGAATGTTTAACGCATGAGATTAAGCATCCAATGCCTAAATCCTTTGAAATCTTACAAAGTGATTGGGCAACCGATCTTATGtctatatgcccatagtgatttagGTGGACATTATACTATCTGTATAGATTTGAGTCGAATATCAAATctaatatttttgatatgatattttgATTGTTGACCCTGATGTAATTGGTCTCTTTTTTCAAACAATGCTATATCTAGAATAGAAAATAAGTTCTTCTTGAGAGGATGTAATGTGAGAATCATGAGTATACGAGGATAACTTTCAATCGATGGTAAAAAGTGTTTATATCTCGTATCTCATCTTACTTTGTTCGAGTACGTACAATAAAACTCCTCTAACAATAAAGTCAGTATTCATATACGGTAGGTGTAAAAAATTATAAAGAGTTTAATATTACTTCTATACGTTAATTTTATAACCACTTACTTAATGAGCGAATATTCTCTTTATGTTATAATACAGTCAGTAGGTTCCTTGTCATGTTCGGAAGCTAATTTATTTAGCATATTAGATTAAATCCGACTATACTATATTAATTTGCAATATTACTTGTACATGATCTTTCAAAATCATTTAACTAAGATAGTTCGGAGTCCAAAATCATTATTTGTATCAAATCCGTACCCTTATAATTATGATTGCACTGGACATGCATGTATCACTTTATACCATGTTTATTACATACAATATTCACTTGAGATATGGCATGATGGTTGTTGGCATACTATAATACAATTTTGTGTCCTTTTGGTGTGTTCGATGATTCAACAAGTTGGAAAGTGCCCATAACGTGGTAGATCATCTTCGAATGCCTATTGACATATAAAACACTACCATCATCCTTGATCTCGATAATGTTTTTTAGAGCACAAGATGACACTTTCATCTTTATTCTCGACCTCTAACGTAGAAGATGATACTGTTCTTGTTTTCTTATGGAAGAATAGAAGAATATGCCAACATAATTCCGAAATGTTACTAATAACTTGTTCTCAACCGTTGTTGATGGTGAGATAGCATTTGGCATTGTAGACTTTGTAGCTAATAGAAAAAAGATTAAAGGGAACGATCGAACTCCTCATCACGTGCATGAGGTGTTGATATATACTTGGAATCTTTCGTCCTTGCTTTGAGCCTATATTATTATTGCTTTGTGTGGTGGCGTCTACCGTGTCACATGTTTGCTTTGATTCTTACTCTTCTTTCTTCTACTATTACCACTCTTTCTTTGATGAAGAACAATTTTCTCTTTCTTCTATTATTGAACTTTCACTTCTTTGATCTACCATTACCACTCAGATGTCTCTTTGATGACGAGGGACTATGGGCACAAACTTAGACACTTTGATCACCATAAACCCAACCATTTATGCTTGTGAATCGCTTGCTTCTCTCACCTATAACATTGTTGAGCATTATATGCTTATTGCATAGGCCAAATATATGACAAGATTCATGTTGAAAATATGTATGCTTTTGGCCAACCATGATGTTTGATGATGTTCGATAAATgttcatgatattaaaaaaaaagattgataaaTACTTATGAATTATATAACTAAAAAAGAGATAAGAACACTGGTAATTGATTGATTATTTGCAATAGTATGAACTCTAGTTAAAAAATGTTCATGTAATATGAGAATCTTATAAATTAAAGCATGAGAGAGAAAATATCAATATGCATGGATgactataaatattaaaattttaggaTCAAATCTcgttgttttttttcctttttcttttttctttgcttATTCTCGAAGAAAGTTATGTTCGACATTTGGATTCCAACTTGTCATATCATGACGATCTAAGCCTTTTGAGGTACAATGGTGATATGATAAGACCTTTACCAGTTAACCAAATTAGATCCTAACACTATGACTTATTCTATATATAATGTATAacttttgttatttaatttttttttgctccCTCGTTCAGATAGATTAAGAGAAGGTTAATCTATGGTCATGTTTTTTATATCCATATCATCAATATAATCTTGTTTACCTCCTATGAAATCCTAGTAGTTAAGGTTCGAATTGTCATTAATATTGGactcaaaaaaaaattttgctaCTGAAAACTCCGTTGCTTCATAAAtcatttaagaaaataataaaatataattatactaAATAGAACCCCTCAATTATCCATTTTATCCTTATTTCGCATGACCTCTCAATTATCGTTACTTTGCGTAACTCATTTTATATATTGATCAATTATACCCATAATCCTTATGTCAAATCCCTACCTACATCCCATCTAATCATCTCTAGAACCCTAATCGTACCCATGTTGCTTCGACCATCTTGAAAGAagggaaagaaaaataatttgaaaGGAGTTGGAATATTTTGTTTGAATTAAGCGATAAGTTGAAGATATTTATGTCCATTTATAGAAGGATATAttagaatattaaaaattatcaaaataagattataaataacaaaaaattatcagtaaaatttttaataataataataataaaagacacTAAATTCTCCAACAATTATTTCCTCGTGATTTTCAGTACAATTTGCTGCATAATCTCATTAAGGTTACATAGcacaatttttttagaaaaaaaattattacatcaaataattttgttataaattttttCATAAGATCAAATGATAAATTCGAATATGAGAAATTATTACTTATGAAATATTATACTAATCAATTCCGATTTCGGATATCCAAATAGAAAGCATGCGACAAAATTTGACTGTCCAACGTAGGCTTGCTGTAACATCAACATCGGTCATTGAGAATTTTCTGTGTCTCCTCATTTGATTGACGATCCAAAGGCAGGGACGAGGAACAGGTGATGACGAAGTGTGTCGCAAGGACAGATGAATTTAATGTTGCAAGAGAATACACATCCATCTTCCGTTCCTTTACTCTTGCTCGACGGTCTATAGTAGATGCCgtgtgataaggcatattttcgcGCCACGACACCGtcagatcaataaaaaaaaatattctcatGCGTCGAGTCAGGATATGAATAAGACACCCCTCGGGACATTTTGTCTCGACAAGCTCGGAACGACGATCGTACGAAGGTATCATCTTGCCCCTCGATGATCGACTATCGTGCCAAACCCGCATATGGCTGATCCTCTCACAGTAGTATAAAAAGCCCTTGACTAGCATCTGGTCAggggaggaaaaaaaaagaaaaaccaagCACTAACTTAATcgttgaggggccaaagtcgggaaccaCCCGACGAGAGCCTTGTGTGCAGGAGCGTGAACATCCCTGGAAGCGCGACCACCCCGATCGAGAGGCGCTCTCCTGAAGATGACGCCAACATCCATACCGAGAGACGCCTTCCTCAGACGGACGTGGCATCCCAACCCGCGGGTGTAATCAACATTGACAACCTGTTCGACCGATCGTAGACTCCTACATCGACCCGTGAACCTAACCGTGCTGATTCACTAGCCACGATGCATCTATTTACCAACACCGTGCATCAGTCAGCACAAGCTTGCACCGGTGGTCGCCACCATTGACAAGTTTGTGTTAGAATAATCAAGATTGAAATCTAAATGATCATAAATTGAAACTATGACATAcaaaccattttttttttttttttgactatcTATATTACCATCATAATTCATCAAGGTTAGGATTAGGATTCTCTTTTTATTCGCCAATAACTTTTAGAATCTATTAAATATCTAATAGTATGCATTGTGAACAGTTGTGGTGAAGCAACCTTGAAATGGTGCGAAGGGTAGGTTTGCCACGTTCCAGTTAGAAGGGCAGGTGAAGTGATTAGGTGACGTGCACTGGTAGTCCGATCGAGAGAGCAAGAAAGACTTGTGAGTCTGCAATAAAATCATAAACCTTAAACGTAATGAAATTGTATAGGTAGCCTTAGCATTTAGGCTAATAGGCCACCGATCAACGTGGTTAGCTACTAATCCTGTAGTTATAGGGGTTCTTATTATTCCTTGTACCTAATGAAAAGATAGCTGCGTATTATGGGTTGACACATGCAGTACCGCCAAGGCTCGCAGGATTCAGATTCCTCACATGTGAACAGCATCACCAACTCGGCTTATAAACCGTGGCTGCGCACGGAGGGGAATATGTTCTGCAGTCTTAATCCGAAGAAATAGTCTGCCAAAAGATTCTACTTCTTAGGATTCGGAATGGGAAGGAAGCCTTGCTGCGCTAAAGAGACGGATCTCAAGAGAGGTGCTTGGACTGCAGAGGAGGACGGGATTTTGGAAGCTTACATCAAGACCCACGGGGAAGGAAGATGGAGAAGCCTCCCCAAGAAAGCAGGTGCAGACGAAAACCTGACTCTCTCTGTGGAGCTGCTCAGATGCAGGCTTGCTGTTGTACGTACAGCCGAGCACGGCAGCTGTCTAATTCTGTCTTTTGGTTGAAGGACTCAAGAGGTGCGGGAAGAGCTGCCGTCTTCGTTGGCTGAACTACCTGAGGCCTGATATCAAGCGAGGGAACATTTCTCTGGAGGAAGAGGACCTCATCATCCGACTCCACAAGCTCATAGGGAACAGGTACTCTCCTGCTGTGAGTACTTACTCTCATCGACGAGAGTTCTGAATCTTCTCCGCAGGTGGTCGCTGATTGCCGGGCGGTTGCCCGGTCGAacagacaacgagatcaagaattaCTGGAATACTTACTTGAGGAAGAAAGTGCAGAACCAGCACGAGCCCGCCGTGGTGCTCTCCAGTCTGCACCACTTCGTGCAGGTAAGTAGAGAGGGAGACTTGGTTGCTGTCTCCGAGGCCGAGAAGGCACCGGAGTCGGTGCCCGGTGAGTCCTTCTCGAATCTTACGGAAGGGAACTGGTGGGACTTGTTGAT comes from Musa acuminata AAA Group cultivar baxijiao chromosome BXJ3-3, Cavendish_Baxijiao_AAA, whole genome shotgun sequence and encodes:
- the LOC135632640 gene encoding transcription factor MYB1-like; its protein translation is MGRRPCCSKEGLNRGAWSAREDNILVDYIRTHGEGKWRDLPKRAGLKRCGKSCRLRWLNYLRPDIKRGNITHDEEDLIIKLHALLGNRWSLIAGRLPGRTDNEIKNYWNTNLSKKTTPPLCTKGSSKGKEEKKVGSSEELKAAGEQLPAHVIQTKAVRCTKVYLPSPRDDPLTTGPSSELTHGESLSSSVPRDADPASFLDDFDMDEFMSSFQEDGLLQLCVDEAREDASYAREDADDDSLWFCDPMQMDLSDGNSCTESQVAAEVERLTYLIDCEEEAQDK
- the LOC103977619 gene encoding transcription factor MYB1 — protein: MGRKPCCAKETDLKRGAWTAEEDGILEAYIKTHGEGRWRSLPKKAGLKRCGKSCRLRWLNYLRPDIKRGNISLEEEDLIIRLHKLIGNRWSLIAGRLPGRTDNEIKNYWNTYLRKKVQNQHEPAVVLSSLHHFVQVSREGDLVAVSEAEKAPESVPGESFSNLTEGNWWDLLMSSDAGEAASAVQVPHLNLVSLCGDDSRCDLYAANEGMLEDWMCDPAQTSLDRELESLARFLHCDD